The following nucleotide sequence is from Lysobacterales bacterium.
GTTCCGGGTCGCGGCCGGTGGACGCCACAAGACCGGCTTCTTCTGCGACCAGCGCGACAATCGCCGGCGTCTCGCCGATTTCACCCAGGGCGCGCGCGTGCTCGACCTGTGCTGCAACTCGGGTGGTTTCGCGGTCTATGCGAAGGCCCTCGGAGGCGCCGAGGAAGTGGTCGCGGTCGATCTCGACGAGCAGATCATCGAAGTCGCCAAGCACAACGCGCAGCTGAACAAGGCCAAGGTGCGCTTCATCCACGCCGACATCTTCCCGTGGCTGCGCGACGCCGCGAACAACGGCGAAGAATTCGACACCGTCATCCTCGACCCCGCGAAGATGACGCGTGACCGCGAGCAGGTGATCCCGGCGCTGAAGAAATACCTCGACATGAACAAGCTCGCGCTCGGCGTCGTGAAGCCGGGCGGCATCTTCGTCACCTGTTCCTGCACCGGCCTGGTCAGCGAAGAACAGTTCCTCGACATGATCCGCCGCGCTGCCTTCTACGCGAACCGCACCGTACAGATCCTCGAAGTCCGCGGCGCCGGTCCGGACCACCCGTGGATGGCCCACGTCCAGGACTCGCGCTACCTCAAAGCCGTGTTCTGCCGGGTGTTTTGAAGTCGACTGACCGTCAGTTCTCGAAGCCGAGCTTGGTCAGGTCTTCGCTGCGCACGAGGGTCAGACGTTCGCCGGTGAGGCGTTCGAGGGTGTGCGGCCAGCCGCCGACGGCTTCGAGCAGATGTGCGGCTTCATCCGGGGTCTTGCCGAGGTATTTCATCGCGTAGGCGGCATAGACGTTGCTGGCGCGCCAGCCGACCGTGCAATGCAGCAGGATCTTGCCGTTGCTGGCATCCACTTGTTTCGCGAAGGCCGCGAGCAATTCCGGCGTGTAGGCCTCGGCCTTGTCGATCGGGTGGGTGCTGTAGGCGATGCCGAGCGCGGCCAGTTCGGCACGTTCGTCGAAGCCGATGTTCTCGACGGTCATTTCTTCGGTGCCGCGCACGTTGAAGACCTGGACGATGCCGCGCTCCTTCAGCGACTTCAGGTCGGCCAGCGTCGGTTGTCCGGCGACGACGATGCGGTCGAAGCTGCGTGCTTTGTCGAAGGCGGACTCGGGTGCGGCGGGCACGGCGTTGGCGGCAGACGGCGCCGGTTCGCGCGAAGTGGCGCAGGCACCGAGCAGCATCGTCAGCAACAGGAGGGGCAGGGCAGGGCGCATCGTGGACTCCGCGGTGATCGAGTGGGAGGCGCGAGCATGCCGCGGCCACCCCGGTACGGGAAGTGTCGGCTCCGTCATAATGTGCCGATGACCGACATCGTTCTCGCCACCCTCAATGCGCGTTATGCCCATGCCTCGCTGGGATTGCGCTACCTGCGCGCCAACCTCGGTAACCTGCGCGAGCGCTCCTGCATCCGCGAATTCGTGATCGGACAGAAGAGCGAGGAGATCGTCGA
It contains:
- a CDS encoding class I SAM-dependent rRNA methyltransferase, whose protein sequence is MKNIQAQDALPVVRLKIERKSNHPWIFQKMVEKPEPKPRPGSIVEIYDREGTFCGRGFYNGHSRITLRVLSEDPDEAIDDDFFRRRIAEAIDLRRNVLKLDAVTDSYRVVHSEGDGLSGLVVDRFGSLLVIEYFSAGMWKQRDLVRRILDEQFPNSTMYWFAEEHVAKQESFDCNVPSPPPPVTITEHGLKFRVAAGGRHKTGFFCDQRDNRRRLADFTQGARVLDLCCNSGGFAVYAKALGGAEEVVAVDLDEQIIEVAKHNAQLNKAKVRFIHADIFPWLRDAANNGEEFDTVILDPAKMTRDREQVIPALKKYLDMNKLALGVVKPGGIFVTCSCTGLVSEEQFLDMIRRAAFYANRTVQILEVRGAGPDHPWMAHVQDSRYLKAVFCRVF
- a CDS encoding dual specificity protein phosphatase family protein — its product is MRPALPLLLLTMLLGACATSREPAPSAANAVPAAPESAFDKARSFDRIVVAGQPTLADLKSLKERGIVQVFNVRGTEEMTVENIGFDERAELAALGIAYSTHPIDKAEAYTPELLAAFAKQVDASNGKILLHCTVGWRASNVYAAYAMKYLGKTPDEAAHLLEAVGGWPHTLERLTGERLTLVRSEDLTKLGFEN